The following coding sequences lie in one Apium graveolens cultivar Ventura chromosome 3, ASM990537v1, whole genome shotgun sequence genomic window:
- the LOC141715083 gene encoding uncharacterized protein LOC141715083 yields MASSSTGPWSRPLVSPNQDSSSLFHIHLSDANTSQLVSVKFNGTGYSNWKRSIRLGLSAKNKLGFVDGTVIKPPVTSVDFKTWERYNDLVCSWLLCKLDDTISRSVLFFKTAREIWLDLEDRFGYTSMTQLFSIEQQLAELHQGSKSVSEFFTEIKTIWDSMSDISPLLCCICNKCTCNVTQKVLQMQHDHKLLQFMMKLNDKFATVRGNVLMQQPLSSLSNAFRVFSQEERHQELSQAFSQPDYLAFMAENRRNFRSNNTANFGF; encoded by the coding sequence ATGGCCTCTAGCAGTACTGGTCCTTGGAGTAGACCTCTCGTATCACCTAATCAGGATTCCTCAAGTTTATTTCACATACATCTTTCGGATGCTAATACATCTCAGCTCGTTTCAGTAAAGTTCAATGGAACAGGTTACAGTAATTGGAAGAGATCGATTAGGTTAGGTCTTTCGGCCAAAAATAAATTAGGATTTGTTGATGGTACTGTTATTAAACCACCTGTGACCTCTGTTGACTTCAAAACTTGGGAGAGATATAATGATCTAGTGTGCTCTTGGTTACTCTGCAAATTAGATGATACAATTTCCAGGAGTGTATTGTTCTTTAAGACAGCTAGGGAAATTTGGTTGGACCTTGAGGATAGATTTGGTTATACCTCAATGACACAACTATTTTCCATTGAGCAACAGTTGGCTGAATTACATCAAGGATCTAAGAGTGTGTCTGAATTTTTTACTGAGATCAAAACTATATGGGATTCAATGAGTGATATTAGTCCTTTACTATGTTGTATCTGTAACAAGTGCACCTGCAATGTGACACAAAAAGTGCTTCAGATGCAGCATGATCATAAACTTTTGCAATTTATGATGAAACTGAATGATAAGTTTGCCACTGTTAGAGGTAATGTGTTGATGCAACAACCACTGTCTAGCTTGTCTAATGCATTTAGAGTATTCTCACAGGAAGAAAGACATCAGGAGTTATCTCAGGCTTTTAGTCAACCTGATTATCTGGCATTCATGGCTGAAAATAGAAGGAATTTTAGAAGTAACAACACTGCCAATTTTGGGTTTTAA
- the LOC141711087 gene encoding GDSL esterase/lipase EXL3-like yields the protein MLTSWFRVIILILVCNAAGALIKLPQNKTIPAVFMFGDSIVDTGNNNYIETIFKVNYPPYGRDFVGGIPTGRFCNGKVPSDFLVEELGIKELLPPYLDPSLSTDDLKTGVNFASGGAGFDPLTSELASVISLSDQIDLFNEYITKLKVAVGAETTSTILRNSLFVVVAGSNDITNTYFNNPIRRLHYDYSSYTDLLIYSASGFAQELYKLGARRIGVFGIPPIGCLPSQRTLQGGVQRQCAENYNELAQLFNLKLSDEMKSLNSRLPNARIVYLDVYNSLMELIHNPRKYGFRIANRGCCGTGTIEVAFLCKCPCPDVNNYVFWDSFHPTETTYKILVQQALKKEITSFL from the exons ATGTTAACGTCGTGGTTTCGTGTCATTATTTTGATCCTTGTATGCAATGCAGCAGGAGCACTCATAAAGCTACCGCAAAATAAAACAATTCCGGCTGTTTTTATGTTTGGAGATTCTATAGTTGATACAGGAAACAATAACTATATTGAAACCATATTTAAGGTCAACTATCCTCCTTATGGGAGGGATTTTGTCGGTGGAATACCAACCGGAAGGTTTTGTAATGGAAAAGTTCCTTCTGATTTCCTAG TTGAAGAATTGGGAATAAAAGAGCTACTGCCACCATACCTTGACCCAAGTCTCAGCACTGATGATCTCAAAACAGGAGTGAACTTTGCTTCCGGGGGTGCAGGATTTGATCCTTTAACATCCGAGCTTGCG TCAGTTATATCGTTATCAGATCAGATAGATTTGTTTAACGAGTACATCACAAAGCTGAAAGTGGCAGTGGGAGCTGAGACAACAAGCACAATATTGAGAAACAGCCTGTTTGTTGTAGTAGCAGGCAGCAATGACATTACCAACACTTATTTCAACAATCCTATCAGGAGGCTGCATTATGACTACTCTTCATATACTGATCTTCTGATCTATTCAGCATCTGGCTTTGCGCAG GAGCTGTACAAATTGGGTGCTCGTCGAATAGGTGTATTTGGAATACCACCTATTGGATGTCTTCCATCACAGAGGACACTACAAGGAGGAGTGCAAAGACAGTGTGCAGAAAATTACAATGAACTAGCACAGTTATTCAACCTTAAACTGTCAGATGAAATGAAGTCTCTTAACAGCCGTCTTCCTAACGCAAGGATTGTTTACCTGGATGTGTACAATTCTCTAATGGAACTCATCCACAACCCTCGGAAATATG GATTTAGAATAGCAAACAGAGGCTGCTGTGGCACAGGCACCATTGAAGTGGCTTTCTTATGTAAATGCCCTTGTCCAGATGTCAACAACTACGTTTTCTGGGACAGTTTTCACCCAACAGAAACAACATACAAAATACTTGTCCAGCAGGCTCTCAAGAAAGAGATCACCAGCTTCCTTTAA
- the LOC141711086 gene encoding GDSL esterase/lipase EXL3-like produces MDQLLLAITKIYPTRYPILFLLVVSVVVQVRCTSTGEAHDHVQQLPQNKSIQAVIVFGDSIVDQGCNNYLLTIAKCNFPPYGQDFPDHQSTGRFSNAKTPPDILAKALGIKELLPAYLDPQTHSEDLLTGVSFASGGMGYDPLTSKLASALSSSDQLEMFKEYISKLKQLVGEESTRNLLANSLFLILAGSNDIANTYFTIGRLHYDVPSYADLMVSYASDFIQEIYELGARKIAVFGAPPIGCVPALRSIEGGPLRNCAENYNQATEIYNNKLQSELDFLSQKVPLSKIVYVDIYNLLLHIMQNPQDYGFEVVDKGCCGTGNIEVSVLCNKLSETCPDRSKYLFWDSYHPTQRGYEIIVHQFMINYISRLL; encoded by the exons ATGGATCAACTGCTCTTAGCCATTACAAAAATATATCCAACAAGGTATCCAATTCTGTTTCTGTTGGTAGTGTCTGTTGTTGTACAAGTGCGGTGCACAAGTACCGGAGAAGCTCATGATCATGTGCAGCAGCTACCACAAAATAAAAGCATTCAGGCAGTTATAGTATTTGGAGACTCCATCGTGGATCAGGGTTGCAACAACTACTTGCTCACCATTGCTAAGTGCAATTTCCCTCCCTATGGTCAAGATTTCCCGGACCATCAATCTACCGGCAGGTTTAGCAACGCAAAAACTCCCCCGGATATTTTAG CTAAAGCATTAGGGATTAAAGAGCTTCTGCCAGCATATCTCGACCCTCAAACACACAGCGAAGATCTCCTAACAGGTGTAAGTTTTGCCTCAGGTGGCATGGGATATGATCCCCTCACATCGAAATTAGCG TCAGCATTATCATCTTCCGATCAacttgaaatgttcaaagaatacaTCAGTAAGCTGAAACAGTTAGTTGGAGAAGAAAGCACGAGAAACCTCTTAGCAAACAGTCTTTTCTTGATACTCGCAGGCAGCAATGACATTGCCAACACTTACTTCACCATCGGGAGATTACATTATGATGTTCCTTCATATGCAGATCTTATGGTTTCGTATGCTTCTGATTTTATTCAG GAAATTTATGAGCTTGGAGCTCGAAAAATCGCGGTATTTGGTGCGCCACCAATCGGATGTGTACCTGCCTTAAGAAGTATAGAAGGGGGGCCTCTTAGAAACTGTGCAGAAAATTACAACCAAGCTACAGAAATATACAACAACAAACTCCAATCTGAGCTTGATTTTCTTAGCCAAAAAGTTCCACTCTCTAAAATCGTATATGTCGATATCTACAATCTTCTTCTACACATCATGCAGAATCCTCAAGACTACG GATTTGAAGTTGTGGATAAAGGTTGCTGTGGTACAGGAAATATAGAGGTATCGGTGTTGTGCAACAAATTAAGTGAAACATGCCCGGATAGGTCCAAGTACTTGTTCTGGGATAGTTATCATCCAACACAGAGAGGATATGAAATTATTGTACATCAGTTTATGATCAACTACATCAGCCGTTTGCTGTGA